In a genomic window of Gloeocapsopsis dulcis:
- a CDS encoding CAAD domain-containing protein — MESQVQPPEYANPTSSETIGVSDSAPLATLPPSTQDEQWRRVGSQISEFLALLPEYIGRFFNEYKQPIITIGLILAAIITVKVVLAVLDALNDIPLLAPTFELVGIGYSVWFVNRYLLQASKRQELSQELQSLKKQVIGSQQLPES; from the coding sequence ATGGAATCACAAGTGCAACCACCGGAATACGCAAACCCTACTTCCTCGGAAACGATAGGCGTATCAGATTCAGCACCTCTAGCGACTTTGCCACCTTCTACACAAGACGAACAATGGCGGCGAGTTGGATCGCAAATTTCTGAATTTCTGGCACTACTACCTGAGTACATTGGCAGATTTTTCAACGAATACAAGCAGCCAATTATTACTATTGGTCTAATTCTGGCAGCTATTATCACCGTTAAGGTAGTTCTAGCCGTTTTAGATGCCCTGAATGATATTCCACTACTTGCACCAACTTTTGAATTGGTGGGTATTGGATATTCAGTTTGGTTTGTGAATCGTTATCTACTTCAAGCTTCCAAACGGCAAGAGTTATCACAAGAACTACAATCACTCAAAAAGCAAGTGATTGGCAGTCAACAACTACCCGAATCATAA
- a CDS encoding S41 family peptidase — protein sequence MTSTEETDVSLNWFTDSQLKPTDTVSASEAKAFVRNVYQMIDDKIFDPAFKKAERKQQQQDLLATINTQPSWSRAELTERISNELNKLSVSHLRILDPVEGETLFRIFEQKPLPDITPTPSVSAEMRGEVGILRVESFIVPLITKAELDRAKAQLAQAQVILIDVRGNGGGFGSSISYLVEDIIGPDKVLSRDRTREGLQAREPYVFRGYFDDAINAEAKAEIELSQTYSYIEWRTRLEAQVDPRPHFILVDEQCGSACDLFAGIIKDYGSAKILGVRTMGALLGGDAFRLRWQGFALIAPTVQVILPKGHMIEGVGVQPDIEIPECANGGNQCLEKAIAIADAAI from the coding sequence GTGACATCAACCGAGGAAACAGATGTTTCCCTCAATTGGTTTACGGACTCGCAACTAAAGCCTACCGATACCGTTTCTGCTTCTGAAGCAAAAGCATTTGTTCGTAACGTTTATCAAATGATCGACGATAAAATCTTTGATCCTGCCTTCAAAAAAGCAGAGCGTAAGCAACAACAGCAAGACCTCTTAGCTACGATCAATACTCAACCAAGTTGGTCAAGGGCAGAATTGACTGAACGCATCAGCAATGAACTGAACAAGCTCTCAGTATCTCATTTGAGGATTTTAGATCCAGTAGAAGGTGAAACATTATTTCGCATCTTTGAGCAAAAACCATTACCTGATATCACACCTACTCCATCAGTTTCAGCCGAGATGAGAGGGGAAGTCGGAATTCTCCGAGTCGAAAGCTTCATTGTTCCTCTCATTACCAAGGCAGAACTTGATCGAGCCAAGGCTCAACTGGCTCAAGCCCAAGTCATTCTCATTGATGTTCGCGGGAATGGGGGAGGTTTTGGGTCAAGCATTAGTTATCTGGTTGAGGATATCATTGGACCTGACAAAGTACTGTCGAGAGATAGAACTCGCGAGGGTCTACAGGCGCGAGAACCCTATGTTTTTCGAGGGTATTTTGATGATGCTATCAACGCAGAAGCCAAGGCAGAAATTGAGCTTTCACAAACCTATTCCTACATCGAGTGGCGGACACGGTTGGAAGCCCAGGTCGATCCAAGACCTCACTTTATTCTGGTTGATGAGCAGTGCGGATCAGCGTGCGATTTGTTTGCAGGAATTATCAAAGACTATGGCTCTGCCAAAATTTTGGGAGTCCGGACAATGGGTGCCCTTTTGGGAGGCGATGCATTCAGATTAAGATGGCAAGGCTTTGCCCTAATTGCCCCAACAGTTCAGGTTATCTTACCCAAAGGACACATGATTGAGGGAGTAGGAGTTCAACCCGATATTGAAATTCCTGAATGTGCAAACGGTGGGAACCAATGTCTGGAAAAGGCGATCGCAATTGCAGATGCGGCAATATGA
- a CDS encoding homoserine dehydrogenase has translation MVRKTVIKVGLLGLGTVGTGTAEVLFDTAGRHPLLQEIEIYRIGVRSLDKVRDINLPQDVLTTDLESIVVAPEIDIIVEVLGGLEPARSLILKAIDCGKHVVTANKAVISRYGDEIFTAANAAGVYVMLEAAVGGGIPVIQPLKQALSVNRIQAVTGIVNGTTNYILTRMQTEGSDFNEVLADAQKLGYAEADPSADVDGLDAADKIAILASLAFGGRIKLPEVYCEGIRSVSQADIAYADKLGFVIKLLAIAQRRQPTAALSVRVHPTLVARSHPLASINGVYNAILIAGEPLGQVMFYGPGAGAGATASAVVSDVMNVAAVLKAKSNQVQTQSNPLLACSHQDYCAIAPMAELTTRFYARFLTKDRPGVIGKLGTCFGNYGVSLESIVQIGLQGNLAEIVVVTHDVREGNFHSSLAEIRTLEAVDSIPSVLRVL, from the coding sequence ATGGTACGCAAAACTGTGATTAAGGTTGGTTTGCTAGGATTAGGAACCGTCGGCACGGGTACTGCAGAGGTACTATTTGATACTGCTGGACGCCACCCATTATTACAAGAAATCGAAATTTATCGGATTGGAGTGCGATCGCTTGACAAGGTTCGTGATATAAATCTTCCTCAAGACGTATTGACAACTGATTTAGAATCAATAGTTGTAGCTCCAGAGATAGATATTATTGTTGAGGTTTTAGGCGGATTAGAACCTGCGCGATCGCTCATTCTCAAAGCAATTGATTGCGGTAAACACGTCGTCACTGCAAATAAAGCCGTGATTTCGCGTTACGGTGATGAGATTTTCACAGCGGCGAATGCGGCGGGGGTTTACGTCATGCTAGAAGCGGCAGTAGGTGGCGGTATCCCTGTCATTCAACCACTCAAGCAAGCTTTAAGCGTTAACCGCATTCAGGCAGTGACTGGTATTGTTAATGGCACAACGAACTACATCCTGACACGGATGCAAACAGAAGGCAGCGATTTTAATGAAGTTTTAGCAGATGCTCAAAAACTTGGTTATGCTGAAGCCGATCCGAGTGCAGATGTAGATGGTTTAGACGCTGCAGATAAAATCGCGATTCTTGCTTCCTTGGCGTTTGGCGGGCGCATCAAGCTACCAGAAGTCTATTGTGAAGGAATTCGTAGCGTTAGCCAGGCAGATATTGCATATGCTGATAAACTCGGCTTTGTTATTAAACTACTAGCAATTGCCCAACGCAGACAACCTACCGCAGCGCTTTCTGTGAGAGTACACCCCACGCTGGTGGCGCGATCGCATCCTTTAGCAAGTATTAATGGAGTCTACAACGCGATTTTGATCGCAGGTGAACCCTTGGGTCAAGTGATGTTTTATGGTCCTGGGGCTGGGGCTGGGGCGACGGCGAGTGCTGTCGTTTCGGATGTGATGAACGTTGCCGCAGTCTTGAAAGCAAAAAGTAATCAAGTACAAACGCAATCCAATCCCTTACTTGCTTGTTCGCATCAAGATTATTGTGCGATCGCCCCCATGGCTGAACTCACGACGCGATTTTATGCCCGATTTCTGACTAAAGATCGCCCTGGTGTCATTGGCAAATTAGGAACTTGCTTTGGCAACTACGGCGTTAGCCTAGAATCAATCGTTCAAATTGGTTTGCAAGGCAATCTAGCCGAAATTGTTGTTGTTACTCATGATGTTCGCGAAGGGAATTTTCACTCATCTTTAGCTGAAATTCGCACCCTTGAAGCAGTAGACAGCATTCCTAGCGTGCTACGAGTGCTCTAA
- a CDS encoding phosphoribulokinase, translated as MTSKPDRVVLIGVAGDSGCGKSTFLRRLTDLFGEEFLTVICLDDYHSLDRKQRKETGITALDPRANNFDLMYEQIKALKNGQAIDKPIYNHETGMIDPPERVEPNHIIVVEGLHPLYDERVRSLIDFSVYLDISDEVKVAWKIQRDMAERGHRYEDVMQAINARRPDFEAYIEPQREFADVVLQVLPTNLIKEDTERKVLRVRMLQREGKEGFDPVYLFDEGSTIQWTPCGRKLTCSYPGMRLFYGSDVYYGRYVSVLEVDGQFDRLEEVSYIETHLSNTSTKYPGEMTHLLLQHREYPGSNNGTGLFQVLTGLKMRATYERLTAAKNKGAKVAVQV; from the coding sequence ATGACCAGTAAGCCGGACCGCGTGGTTCTAATTGGCGTTGCCGGAGACTCCGGATGCGGGAAATCCACCTTCTTACGCCGTTTAACAGATTTATTTGGAGAAGAGTTTCTCACAGTCATCTGTCTCGATGACTATCATAGTTTGGATCGCAAACAGCGTAAAGAAACAGGAATTACTGCACTTGACCCAAGAGCAAATAATTTTGACCTAATGTACGAGCAGATCAAAGCGCTCAAAAATGGTCAAGCGATTGATAAACCGATTTATAACCACGAAACCGGCATGATCGACCCGCCAGAACGGGTAGAGCCGAATCATATCATTGTGGTCGAAGGTTTACATCCGTTGTACGACGAGCGAGTGCGATCGCTCATTGACTTCAGCGTCTATCTAGACATCAGTGATGAAGTCAAGGTTGCGTGGAAAATCCAACGTGACATGGCAGAAAGGGGTCATCGTTACGAAGACGTGATGCAAGCCATCAATGCCCGTCGTCCCGACTTTGAGGCGTACATTGAGCCACAAAGAGAATTTGCTGATGTGGTGTTGCAGGTGTTGCCCACCAATTTAATTAAAGAAGATACCGAGCGCAAAGTATTGCGGGTACGAATGCTACAGCGCGAAGGTAAAGAAGGCTTCGATCCAGTGTATTTATTTGACGAAGGTTCAACAATTCAGTGGACACCTTGTGGTCGAAAATTGACCTGCTCGTATCCTGGAATGCGGCTATTCTACGGTTCAGATGTCTACTACGGTCGCTATGTTTCGGTGCTAGAAGTCGATGGTCAGTTCGACCGATTGGAAGAAGTAAGTTACATTGAGACACATTTGAGCAATACTTCGACCAAGTATCCTGGGGAAATGACGCATTTATTGCTGCAGCACCGCGAGTATCCTGGATCGAATAATGGGACGGGATTATTCCAGGTGTTGACAGGTTTGAAGATGCGGGCGACTTATGAGCGCTTGACGGCAGCGAAGAATAAAGGAGCAAAGGTTGCTGTTCAGGTTTAG
- a CDS encoding alpha/beta hydrolase, producing MLWLVAPLGVLMGVVGFGAIYQALATSRDRRRFLPTGKLIEINGKNWHYHMMGKGHPTVIVDSGTGGTHLDWQLVQPEVAKFTSILTYDRAGYGWSDASSAPRTAEQAVNELRQLLKATEIEPPYVLVGMSSSGLSTRLFAYHYPEEVVGMVLVDIAHERMYEETPTEWVELNKRLEGLLTQVVPIIGRIGLLRLLVTLDSLPMAAGLFQKFPPSMRSLAKALYSQTQFGQTFAQESAAVSLSMNQVEQIRQIKPFPEIPLIVLSAGKPDFDITQEVLEKLQKLHADLANQSSQGIYIIAHDSGHAIQLDKPELVIDAIRQVVEKVHCSSAP from the coding sequence ATGCTATGGCTCGTTGCACCCCTTGGGGTATTGATGGGAGTAGTCGGGTTTGGAGCAATTTATCAAGCACTTGCCACAAGCCGCGATCGCCGCAGGTTTCTGCCAACTGGAAAATTAATTGAAATCAACGGTAAAAATTGGCACTATCACATGATGGGTAAAGGACACCCAACAGTCATTGTCGATAGTGGCACCGGAGGCACCCACCTAGATTGGCAACTAGTGCAGCCTGAAGTCGCTAAGTTTACAAGCATCTTGACCTACGATCGAGCAGGCTATGGCTGGAGTGATGCAAGTTCAGCACCACGCACCGCTGAGCAAGCCGTAAATGAGCTACGGCAACTTTTGAAAGCAACTGAAATTGAGCCGCCCTATGTGTTAGTAGGGATGTCTTCAAGTGGCTTATCTACCCGTTTATTTGCCTATCACTATCCAGAAGAAGTGGTTGGAATGGTGTTAGTAGATATCGCTCATGAGAGAATGTACGAGGAGACACCCACTGAATGGGTTGAATTGAACAAACGGCTTGAAGGACTGTTAACTCAGGTGGTGCCCATCATAGGGCGTATCGGTCTGCTTCGATTACTCGTCACTCTAGATTCTTTGCCGATGGCGGCTGGTTTATTTCAAAAATTTCCACCTTCAATGCGATCGCTTGCAAAAGCACTGTATTCTCAAACTCAGTTTGGGCAAACCTTTGCTCAAGAATCGGCTGCGGTATCACTCAGCATGAACCAGGTTGAACAGATACGCCAGATAAAACCATTTCCTGAGATTCCTCTCATTGTCTTATCGGCTGGAAAGCCAGACTTTGACATAACACAAGAGGTGCTTGAGAAACTACAAAAGTTACATGCGGATCTAGCGAATCAGTCATCTCAAGGTATTTACATTATTGCTCATGACAGTGGACATGCCATCCAACTCGATAAACCAGAATTAGTCATTGATGCAATTCGTCAAGTTGTTGAAAAAGTGCATTGCAGTAGCGCCCCATAA
- a CDS encoding S41 family peptidase, translated as MKFLNVQTVGTNVWKRRSQLQMRQYDNHPPIKEYLKMQSRRVKWIRMVFFAVATAILLYLVSCTGSRFTPWQSSDPSFQSPISQETEEDLSLDWFTSSTLSGTDPVSSAEAKVFVNDVYQKLDANIFNPTFKKELREQNLKELIAEVDTKSSWSRAELTQLTNQYLEKLAISHVRVFDPVEGEQLFRLFTQESPSTIETNIVSAQVSNQVGILRVKSFVTPQITRHAVEQAKAELSQAKAILIDLRGNGGGVQSAISYLIEDIIGPDKVFAIERTRDGIGMQEPYIFRGYFDDSVKNIGLAEIKLTQEKNFIEYRTRFEARTDPRPHFVLVDHQCGSACEVFAAAVQDHGSAQILGVRTSGSVLGGGVFKLRWQGFIILAPIAYTVSPEDNAIEGKGVQPDIEIATCDNSGDRCFEQAVEIVHNYM; from the coding sequence TTGAAATTCCTGAATGTGCAAACGGTGGGAACCAATGTCTGGAAAAGGCGATCGCAATTGCAGATGCGGCAATATGACAACCACCCTCCGATCAAGGAATACTTGAAGATGCAATCAAGGCGAGTTAAATGGATAAGGATGGTATTTTTTGCTGTAGCGACAGCAATACTGCTCTACCTAGTAAGCTGCACGGGTAGTAGATTTACCCCTTGGCAGTCATCAGATCCTTCATTTCAATCTCCCATTTCTCAGGAAACAGAGGAAGACCTTTCATTAGACTGGTTTACCTCATCAACGCTAAGCGGTACAGATCCTGTTTCTTCCGCAGAAGCCAAAGTGTTTGTCAATGATGTTTATCAAAAACTGGATGCCAATATTTTTAATCCGACCTTTAAGAAGGAACTTCGAGAACAAAACCTGAAGGAATTAATTGCTGAAGTTGATACGAAATCAAGCTGGTCAAGAGCAGAGTTAACACAACTCACAAACCAATATTTAGAGAAGCTTGCTATCTCTCATGTGAGAGTATTCGATCCGGTGGAGGGCGAACAACTGTTTCGTCTATTTACTCAGGAATCTCCATCAACAATTGAAACGAATATCGTTTCAGCACAGGTAAGCAATCAAGTTGGAATTTTGCGGGTCAAAAGTTTTGTTACGCCTCAAATTACCAGACATGCAGTTGAGCAAGCGAAAGCTGAACTTTCCCAAGCGAAAGCAATTCTTATCGATCTACGTGGGAATGGTGGCGGTGTTCAATCTGCCATTAGTTATTTGATTGAAGACATCATTGGTCCTGATAAAGTGTTTGCAATAGAACGAACTCGAGATGGAATTGGCATGCAGGAACCCTATATTTTTCGGGGGTATTTTGATGATTCTGTGAAAAATATTGGTCTTGCTGAAATCAAGTTAACTCAGGAGAAGAACTTCATTGAATATCGAACGCGATTTGAAGCCAGGACTGATCCAAGACCCCACTTTGTGCTGGTTGATCACCAATGTGGATCTGCCTGCGAAGTCTTTGCAGCAGCGGTACAAGATCATGGATCTGCTCAAATCTTGGGGGTTCGCACCAGTGGTTCAGTATTAGGGGGAGGGGTTTTTAAGCTGAGATGGCAAGGATTTATCATTCTTGCTCCGATCGCTTACACCGTTTCACCTGAGGACAATGCGATCGAAGGCAAGGGGGTGCAGCCAGATATTGAAATTGCTACATGTGACAATAGTGGCGATCGCTGTTTTGAACAAGCAGTGGAAATCGTTCACAACTATATGTAA
- a CDS encoding helix-turn-helix domain-containing protein has translation MTNFNPCYFASLFKRSMGISPWQYVVQQRVERAKKLLKQQNHSISEIAVQCGFNNQSHFTYQFRKLTGVTPKTYRQKR, from the coding sequence GTGACAAACTTTAACCCCTGCTACTTTGCCAGCCTCTTTAAACGTTCGATGGGAATTTCTCCCTGGCAGTATGTCGTGCAGCAACGGGTTGAACGGGCAAAGAAGTTGTTAAAACAGCAAAATCATTCAATTTCGGAGATTGCTGTTCAGTGTGGTTTCAATAATCAGAGCCATTTTACCTATCAGTTTCGCAAGCTAACAGGGGTTACACCAAAGACATATCGACAAAAACGTTGA
- a CDS encoding S-layer homology domain-containing protein, whose translation MTNLPPDPPSSPRSPLGFDEFIAILVAFGAIGAILFWSIGRRDRGLDWVGLPGLLTPSPSPTVAPTPAPTATTAPILPLPTVAPTAPAPEAIAPAQPRPFAGIIPVPAPVPQATPTPEQLQPTAFVDVPENHWARPFIDVLSARGIVSGFAGDYFRPDRPVTRAEFAAILQAAFDQQPGPGEQAIAFTDVPTDFWGVPAIGSAIRSGFMQGYPGNIFQPQQQIPRAQVLVALASGLNLPTPQNPEQTLGIFEDADQIPNWAVEQVAGATDAGLVVNYPETNVLEPNRNASRAEVTASIYQALVRAGRVEPIQSQYVVQQ comes from the coding sequence ATGACAAATCTCCCTCCTGATCCGCCATCGTCGCCAAGAAGTCCCTTAGGATTTGATGAGTTTATTGCCATTTTGGTTGCTTTTGGCGCAATTGGAGCAATTTTGTTTTGGTCAATTGGTCGTCGCGACCGAGGTCTTGACTGGGTTGGTCTTCCTGGATTACTAACTCCGTCGCCCTCACCTACTGTTGCGCCAACTCCAGCACCAACCGCAACTACTGCACCGATACTACCACTGCCTACAGTAGCTCCAACTGCACCGGCACCTGAAGCAATTGCACCCGCACAACCACGACCTTTTGCCGGCATTATTCCAGTTCCAGCCCCCGTTCCTCAAGCAACACCGACTCCAGAACAACTACAACCAACTGCCTTTGTTGACGTTCCCGAAAATCACTGGGCGCGCCCATTTATTGATGTGCTTTCGGCGCGTGGGATTGTAAGTGGCTTTGCTGGCGACTATTTTCGACCCGATCGCCCTGTAACGCGTGCAGAGTTTGCGGCAATTTTGCAAGCGGCTTTTGATCAACAGCCAGGACCCGGAGAACAGGCGATCGCCTTTACTGATGTTCCTACAGATTTCTGGGGAGTCCCAGCGATTGGTAGCGCTATTAGAAGTGGCTTTATGCAAGGCTATCCAGGGAATATCTTCCAGCCACAACAACAGATTCCTCGTGCCCAAGTATTAGTAGCCCTTGCTAGTGGTTTAAATTTACCAACCCCACAAAATCCTGAGCAGACACTGGGTATATTTGAAGATGCTGATCAAATTCCTAACTGGGCAGTTGAACAGGTAGCTGGAGCAACTGATGCTGGTTTAGTCGTCAATTATCCTGAAACCAATGTCCTAGAACCAAACCGCAATGCTAGCCGTGCTGAAGTCACTGCCTCTATTTATCAAGCTTTGGTTCGTGCCGGTAGAGTCGAACCAATTCAATCTCAATATGTGGTGCAACAGTGA
- a CDS encoding GxxExxY protein, which yields MEGTNHKDTKDTKGRLEEGTEQLAYAVIGAAIEVHRVLGPGFLERVYQEALVVEFLMRGIPHQVQKPIAVEYKGNPIGEGKLDFLVGNTLIIELKAVEKLAPIHEAQVLSYLKMTGCPLALLINFNAPLLRNGIKRIIL from the coding sequence ATGGAAGGAACGAACCACAAAGACACAAAGGACACGAAGGGAAGATTAGAGGAGGGTACGGAACAGCTTGCTTATGCTGTAATTGGCGCAGCTATTGAGGTACATCGGGTATTAGGACCAGGATTTTTGGAAAGGGTGTATCAAGAAGCGTTGGTTGTAGAATTTCTGATGCGCGGTATACCTCATCAAGTACAAAAGCCTATAGCAGTCGAATATAAAGGAAATCCTATTGGCGAAGGCAAATTAGATTTTTTAGTAGGCAACACTTTAATTATTGAATTAAAAGCCGTTGAAAAACTTGCCCCAATTCACGAAGCCCAAGTCCTCTCCTACCTGAAAATGACAGGTTGTCCACTCGCCCTACTGATCAACTTCAACGCCCCTCTTCTGAGGAACGGCATCAAACGTATCATCCTCTAA
- the petH gene encoding ferredoxin--NADP reductase has translation MYNSSAADGAANTVSGSRVFIYEVVGLRQNEETDKANYPIRQSGSVFIRVPYSRMNQEMRRITRMGGKIVSIHSLSADGAVNGSSVMKMRASKSQGNGAIATSVTATSEGNAIKSDDQQPNSEKKGKPMTQAKPKESHADVPVNIYRPNAPFVGKCVSNQELVGEGGIGTVRHLIFDISEGDLRYLEGQSIGIIPPGTDKKGKPEKLRLYSIASTRHGDHVDDKTVSLCVRQLEYKHPETGETVYGVCSTHLCHLEPGADVKITGPVGKEMLLPSDPNANIIMFATGTGIAPFRAYLWRMFKEEEKAANPDYEFKGFSWLIFGIPTTPNILYKEELEEIQQKYPENFRLTCAISREQKNPQGGRMYIQDRVAEHADELWKMIQQENTHTYICGLKGMEGGIDEALSAAAAKDGVDWMDYQKQMKKAGRWHVETY, from the coding sequence ATGTACAATTCAAGCGCCGCTGATGGTGCTGCCAATACAGTATCTGGTAGCCGCGTTTTTATTTACGAAGTAGTGGGATTACGTCAGAACGAAGAAACTGACAAAGCGAACTATCCCATCCGTCAAAGCGGTAGTGTGTTTATCAGAGTGCCTTACAGCCGTATGAATCAAGAAATGCGGCGAATCACTCGAATGGGCGGCAAAATTGTTAGCATTCACTCGCTGAGCGCTGATGGCGCAGTAAATGGTTCTTCAGTAATGAAGATGAGAGCAAGTAAAAGTCAAGGAAATGGCGCAATAGCTACATCTGTGACTGCTACAAGCGAAGGTAATGCCATCAAATCAGATGATCAACAGCCAAATTCTGAAAAAAAAGGCAAGCCTATGACTCAAGCAAAGCCTAAAGAATCGCACGCTGATGTTCCAGTTAACATCTATCGCCCGAATGCTCCTTTTGTTGGTAAGTGTGTCTCTAATCAAGAGTTAGTTGGTGAAGGTGGTATTGGTACTGTCCGTCACCTGATATTTGATATCTCTGAAGGAGATTTACGATATCTCGAAGGTCAAAGCATTGGGATTATTCCACCTGGAACTGACAAAAAGGGTAAGCCGGAAAAACTACGGTTATACTCGATCGCATCGACACGACATGGAGACCATGTTGACGATAAAACGGTATCACTTTGCGTCCGGCAACTAGAGTACAAGCATCCAGAAACAGGAGAAACTGTCTACGGTGTTTGTTCTACTCACCTATGTCATCTCGAACCTGGTGCAGATGTGAAAATTACCGGACCTGTCGGTAAAGAAATGCTGCTACCCAGCGATCCGAATGCTAATATCATCATGTTTGCTACAGGAACAGGTATTGCGCCTTTTCGGGCTTACTTGTGGCGGATGTTTAAAGAGGAAGAAAAAGCAGCAAACCCAGATTATGAATTTAAGGGTTTTTCTTGGTTAATCTTTGGTATTCCTACTACTCCAAATATCCTTTATAAGGAAGAACTCGAAGAAATTCAACAAAAGTATCCTGAGAACTTCCGCTTGACGTGTGCTATCAGCCGCGAACAGAAAAACCCTCAAGGCGGTAGAATGTATATTCAAGACCGCGTAGCTGAACATGCTGATGAATTGTGGAAAATGATTCAACAGGAAAATACCCATACTTATATTTGCGGTTTGAAGGGTATGGAAGGTGGCATCGATGAGGCGCTATCAGCTGCTGCTGCTAAAGATGGCGTTGACTGGATGGACTACCAAAAGCAAATGAAAAAGGCTGGTCGCTGGCACGTAGAAACGTACTAG